One Verrucomicrobiota bacterium genomic region harbors:
- a CDS encoding SpoIID/LytB domain-containing protein gives MRDDFPCSVRRFVHGFSTRIGLLVVVLGLVTLFGCGCGSGRGTGSGASAPLRGDQIRVALLEGVREVRIGGEKRVTIRTQPNGRTVFSDKPGTRGVVVEHTSNGVTVGGRRYEAERIEARVDGDAGITINGRAYRGRITVLRNRHDLTVVNTLGIEAYTRAVVPAEMLASSGEEALEAQAIVVRSFGAFHVQRNGKQPFDIPAGRIVYKGMDQEDPRTSKAVDATRGVVLTYRGTLMLPYFSSCCGGYTEYAHNVWGGEQLTTRPVQCPYCKGTRHYEWRAEITSSELSRKLKPAGVTNIVALRVKERSTSGRRITKLEVTHVSNDETYKVTVTLNRFRLLVGPERVRSGLCTIRPQNGSFVFEGRGWGHGVGMCQWGAIVMADKGKSYKQILAFYFPHSRLKRMNW, from the coding sequence GTGAGAGACGATTTCCCCTGTTCAGTGCGCCGTTTCGTGCATGGATTCTCGACGAGGATCGGGCTGCTCGTCGTCGTGCTTGGGCTCGTGACGCTGTTCGGCTGCGGCTGTGGCTCCGGCCGCGGGACCGGGAGCGGCGCAAGCGCTCCGTTGCGCGGCGATCAGATCCGCGTCGCGTTGCTCGAGGGCGTGCGGGAGGTGCGGATCGGCGGAGAGAAGCGCGTGACGATCCGCACGCAGCCCAACGGGCGAACGGTGTTCTCGGACAAGCCGGGCACGCGCGGCGTCGTTGTCGAGCACACGAGCAACGGGGTGACCGTCGGCGGGCGCCGCTACGAGGCCGAGCGCATCGAGGCGCGCGTTGACGGCGACGCCGGGATCACGATCAACGGCCGGGCGTATCGGGGCCGGATCACCGTGCTGCGCAATCGGCACGATCTGACCGTGGTGAACACGCTTGGGATCGAGGCGTACACGCGGGCCGTCGTGCCGGCCGAGATGCTTGCCTCGTCGGGCGAGGAAGCGCTCGAGGCGCAGGCGATCGTCGTGCGTTCGTTCGGCGCGTTCCACGTCCAGCGCAACGGCAAGCAGCCGTTCGATATTCCCGCCGGCCGCATCGTCTACAAGGGCATGGACCAGGAGGATCCGCGCACGAGCAAGGCCGTTGACGCCACGCGCGGGGTCGTGCTCACCTACCGAGGCACGCTCATGCTGCCGTATTTCTCGTCGTGTTGCGGCGGTTACACCGAGTACGCGCACAACGTCTGGGGCGGCGAGCAGCTCACGACGCGCCCCGTCCAGTGTCCCTACTGTAAGGGGACACGTCACTATGAGTGGCGGGCCGAGATCACGTCCAGTGAGCTGAGCCGAAAGCTCAAGCCGGCTGGCGTCACCAACATCGTCGCGCTGCGCGTCAAGGAGCGCAGCACCTCGGGCCGCCGGATCACCAAGCTCGAGGTGACGCACGTGAGCAACGACGAGACGTACAAGGTCACCGTCACGCTCAACAGGTTCCGGCTCCTCGTCGGGCCGGAGAGAGTGCGGAGCGGGCTGTGCACGATCCGGCCGCAGAACGGCTCGTTTGTCTTCGAGGGCCGGGGCTGGGGGCACGGCGTCGGCATGTGCCAATGGGGCGCGATCGTGATGGCCGACAAGGGCAAGAGCTACAAACAGATCCTCGCCTTCTATTTTCCCCATTCCAGGCTCAAGCGGATGAACTGGTAG
- a CDS encoding epoxyqueuosine reductase QueH produces MKILLHICCGPCAVYPVEVLRAAGHEVTGFWYNPNVQPYQEYARRLEAARSYAEQAGLRLIAHDEYSLVEFLRAVAFREDQRCPVCYAMRLRRTAAVAKSGGFDAFTTTLLVSPHQRHETIRAIGEQAAVETGVPLHYEDFRPGFKEHYAIAERYGLYRQPYCGCIYSEYDRFRPKAPKGTRQP; encoded by the coding sequence ATGAAGATACTGCTTCACATCTGCTGTGGGCCGTGTGCGGTGTACCCGGTCGAGGTACTGCGCGCGGCCGGGCACGAGGTGACGGGCTTCTGGTACAATCCGAACGTGCAGCCGTACCAGGAGTACGCGCGGCGGCTCGAGGCGGCGCGCTCGTACGCCGAGCAAGCCGGCCTGCGCCTCATTGCGCACGACGAGTACTCCTTGGTGGAATTCCTGCGCGCGGTGGCGTTTCGTGAGGACCAGCGTTGCCCGGTATGCTATGCAATGCGTCTGCGGCGCACGGCGGCGGTGGCCAAGAGCGGCGGCTTCGATGCGTTCACGACGACGCTGCTCGTGAGCCCGCATCAGCGGCACGAGACGATCCGGGCCATCGGCGAGCAAGCGGCGGTCGAGACGGGCGTGCCGCTGCACTACGAGGATTTTCGGCCCGGCTTCAAGGAGCACTACGCGATCGCCGAGCGCTACGGGCTGTACCGGCAGCCGTACTGCGGCTGCATTTACAGCGAGTACGACCGATTCCGTCCGAAAGCACCGAAAGGAACACGTCAGCCGTGA
- a CDS encoding pyridoxamine 5'-phosphate oxidase family protein, translating into MSADVLSKAKKLVEGTVVGHLATTEGGQPRVRPIAMKWVGERELWFATHAASRKVDQIKADTAVEVCFMDSAWNHVRVSGTASTTKDDADRQKLFVLIPDLEKHFEGPTDPKYILVKITIERIEYMGIGSIEYETHAVS; encoded by the coding sequence ATGAGCGCAGACGTGCTGAGCAAAGCGAAGAAGCTCGTTGAGGGGACTGTGGTGGGCCATCTCGCCACGACCGAAGGCGGGCAGCCGCGCGTCCGGCCGATCGCCATGAAGTGGGTGGGCGAGCGCGAGCTGTGGTTCGCCACCCATGCCGCCTCGCGCAAGGTCGACCAGATCAAGGCTGACACGGCGGTCGAGGTCTGCTTCATGGACTCGGCGTGGAACCACGTGCGTGTGAGCGGCACGGCCTCGACGACAAAGGACGATGCGGACCGCCAGAAGCTCTTTGTGCTCATCCCGGATCTCGAAAAGCACTTCGAGGGACCGACGGACCCGAAGTACATCCTGGTCAAGATCACTATCGAGCGCATCGAGTACATGGGCATCGGCAGCATCGAGTACGAGACGCACGCGGTCTCGTAG
- the ruvB gene encoding Holliday junction branch migration DNA helicase RuvB has protein sequence MSDSDRGERFITTALRERDAQLDATLRPQRWADFIGQDKVKERLEIFISAAKQRNDSLDHALLFGPPGLGKTTLAQIMAREMDVKIVNTSGPVIERPGDLAGLLTNLKDGDILFVDEIHRLNRVVEEYLYPAMEDFRLDIVIDSGPSARSVRLNLARFTLIGATTRSGLLSAPLRSRFGMTERLNYYGSADIQRIVERSGRILAVELDEEAAVKLAARSRGTPRIANTLLKRVRDYAQIKAKGRITPEVAEAALHLLDVDAEGLDEMDKRLIRTIIEQFSGGPVGVNTIAVAIGEEADTIEEVYEPYLIQAGFLQRTPRGRVATANAYEHFGIARPRDAQNELF, from the coding sequence ATGTCTGATTCCGACCGAGGCGAACGGTTCATCACGACGGCGCTGCGCGAGCGCGACGCGCAGCTCGACGCCACGCTGCGCCCGCAGCGCTGGGCCGACTTCATCGGCCAGGACAAGGTCAAGGAGCGGCTCGAGATCTTCATCAGCGCCGCCAAGCAGCGCAACGACTCGCTCGACCACGCGCTGCTCTTCGGCCCGCCGGGGCTGGGCAAGACGACGCTCGCGCAGATCATGGCGCGCGAGATGGACGTCAAGATCGTCAACACCTCGGGGCCCGTGATCGAGCGGCCGGGCGACCTCGCCGGGCTGCTCACCAACCTCAAGGACGGCGACATCCTGTTCGTCGACGAGATCCACCGGCTCAACCGCGTTGTCGAGGAGTACCTTTATCCGGCGATGGAGGATTTCCGGCTCGACATCGTGATCGACTCGGGCCCGAGCGCGCGCAGTGTGCGGCTCAACCTGGCGCGGTTCACGCTCATCGGCGCGACGACGCGCAGCGGGCTCTTGAGCGCGCCGCTGCGAAGCCGCTTCGGCATGACCGAACGGCTCAACTACTACGGTTCGGCCGACATCCAGCGTATCGTCGAGCGCTCGGGGCGCATCCTGGCCGTCGAGCTTGACGAGGAGGCGGCCGTGAAGCTTGCCGCGCGTTCGCGCGGCACGCCGCGCATTGCCAACACGCTGCTCAAGCGCGTGCGCGACTACGCGCAGATCAAGGCCAAGGGCCGGATCACGCCCGAGGTGGCCGAGGCGGCGCTGCATCTGCTCGATGTCGACGCCGAGGGGCTCGACGAGATGGACAAGCGCCTCATCCGCACCATCATCGAGCAGTTCTCCGGTGGGCCGGTTGGGGTCAACACCATTGCCGTGGCCATCGGCGAGGAGGCCGACACGATTGAGGAGGTCTACGAGCCGTACCTGATCCAGGCCGGCTTCCTTCAGCGCACGCCGCGCGGCCGCGTCGCCACGGCCAACGCCTACGAGCATTTCGGCATCGCGCGCCCGAGAGACGCGCAGAACGAGCTGTTCTGA
- the ruvA gene encoding Holliday junction branch migration protein RuvA produces the protein MIAHIEGVLAEAMPGRVVLDVGGVGYDVAVPLSTYDRLPGLGARCRLLTHLLHRDDQMVLYGFGSEAERELFRMLIGVTGVGARIALAALSGLSVNEFKEAVAIGDIKRIKSIHGVGARTAERIIVELRERVGALPAIEAIARTAAAKEPDAVRDAVGALVTLGYAPAAAHKAVRTVLERATEPLGTEDIITQALRHV, from the coding sequence ATGATCGCGCATATCGAGGGTGTGTTGGCCGAGGCGATGCCGGGCCGCGTTGTGCTCGACGTGGGCGGCGTGGGCTACGACGTCGCTGTGCCGTTGAGCACGTACGATCGGCTCCCGGGCCTCGGCGCGCGCTGCCGGCTGCTGACGCACCTGCTGCACCGCGACGACCAGATGGTCCTCTACGGCTTCGGGAGCGAGGCCGAGCGCGAGCTGTTCCGGATGCTCATCGGGGTCACCGGCGTCGGCGCGCGCATCGCGCTCGCGGCGCTCAGCGGCCTGTCGGTCAACGAGTTCAAGGAGGCGGTCGCCATCGGCGACATCAAGCGGATCAAGTCGATCCACGGCGTCGGTGCGCGCACGGCCGAGCGAATCATCGTCGAGCTTCGCGAGCGCGTCGGCGCGTTGCCGGCGATCGAGGCAATCGCGCGCACGGCGGCGGCCAAGGAGCCCGACGCCGTGCGCGACGCCGTGGGAGCGCTCGTTACCCTTGGCTACGCGCCGGCGGCCGCGCACAAGGCCGTGCGCACCGTGCTTGAGCGCGCGACCGAGCCTCTTGGCACAGAAGACATCATCACCCAGGCGCTTCGTCATGTCTGA
- the ruvC gene encoding crossover junction endodeoxyribonuclease RuvC — MGRILGIDPGSRVTGYGVIEDERGELRPVDCGVVRLDGDAPASQRYVTIRTALADLIGRHRPDVAAVESLFFCRNASSAIKLAQVRGVVLLAVAEAGLPVYEYAPRRVKQAVVGRGSAAKEQVGEMVKVLLGLREVPQPADATDALAVAICHAQAAGSPRGGGERT; from the coding sequence GTGGGACGGATACTGGGCATCGATCCTGGCTCGCGCGTGACCGGCTACGGGGTCATCGAGGATGAGCGGGGCGAGCTGCGGCCCGTCGACTGCGGCGTGGTGCGGCTCGACGGCGACGCGCCGGCCTCGCAACGCTACGTGACGATCCGCACCGCTCTCGCCGACCTGATCGGACGCCATCGGCCCGACGTGGCGGCGGTCGAGAGCCTTTTTTTCTGCCGGAATGCCTCTTCGGCCATTAAGCTGGCGCAAGTGCGCGGCGTCGTATTGCTTGCGGTGGCCGAGGCGGGGCTGCCCGTCTACGAGTATGCGCCGCGCCGGGTCAAGCAGGCCGTCGTGGGCCGTGGCAGCGCGGCCAAGGAGCAGGTGGGCGAGATGGTCAAGGTGCTGCTCGGGCTGCGCGAGGTGCCGCAGCCGGCCGACGCGACCGACGCACTCGCCGTGGCGATCTGCCACGCCCAGGCGGCGGGCTCGCCCCGCGGCGGTGGCGAGCGAACGTAG
- a CDS encoding YebC/PmpR family DNA-binding transcriptional regulator, whose product MSGHSKWHSIRFKKGILDARRGKLFSRLAKEIIVAAKAGGGDPGKNPRLRTAIANARGVSMPNDNITRAIKRGTGEVEGASYEEFLYEAYGPSGVAMIIEIMTDNRNRTAGDVRAILTRKGGALAGANAVMFQFDRKGQIRIEAGKTTEEVLFAVATEAGAEDLENDEGAFTVTTSFEDFEAVRAAIEAAGIEMESASLVYVPKNTVPIGRDKAKQVLDLMNAIEDCDDVQRVHANFDIPDEVMAELSGE is encoded by the coding sequence ATGTCCGGACACTCGAAATGGCATAGTATCCGGTTCAAGAAGGGCATCCTCGACGCGCGGCGAGGCAAGCTGTTCAGCCGGCTGGCCAAGGAGATCATCGTCGCGGCCAAGGCGGGCGGAGGCGACCCCGGCAAGAACCCCCGGCTGCGCACGGCGATTGCCAACGCGCGCGGGGTGAGCATGCCCAACGACAACATCACGCGGGCCATCAAGCGGGGCACCGGCGAGGTCGAGGGCGCCAGCTACGAGGAGTTCCTCTACGAGGCTTACGGGCCGTCGGGCGTGGCGATGATCATCGAGATCATGACCGACAACCGCAACCGCACCGCGGGCGACGTCCGCGCGATCCTGACGCGCAAGGGCGGCGCGCTCGCCGGGGCCAACGCGGTCATGTTCCAGTTCGATCGCAAGGGCCAGATCCGCATCGAGGCCGGCAAGACGACCGAGGAGGTGCTGTTCGCCGTCGCCACCGAGGCGGGCGCCGAGGACCTGGAGAACGACGAGGGCGCGTTCACCGTGACGACCTCGTTCGAGGACTTCGAGGCTGTGCGCGCCGCCATCGAGGCAGCCGGCATCGAGATGGAGTCGGCCTCGCTCGTCTACGTGCCGAAGAATACCGTCCCCATCGGGCGCGACAAGGCCAAGCAGGTGCTCGACCTGATGAACGCGATCGAGGACTGCGACGACGTGCAGCGTGTCCACGCGAACTTCGACATCCCCGACGAGGTCATGGCTGAGCTGTCCGGGGAATAG